TTCGTCCAGCCACAATAATCCGCATGAGTCGGCTTACAATTGCGGAGCCTGTGCCGGTTCGCGAGGCGGTCCCAATGCCAGGGCGATGGCGCAGATGGCGAACGACCCCCGCATTCGAGACCTGTTGTCCGATCGCGGCATTGTGATTCCAGACGGTACTGTTTTCGTCGGCGGATATCACAACACCTGTGACGACGAGGTCGAGTTCTTCAATCTTGATCGCTTGCCGACGACTCATCACAAACGCTTCCACGAACTTCAGGACATCGTCGATCGGGCACGGGAAAAGAATGCGCTCGAGCGCTGCCGGCGGTTTGAAAGCGCTCCGCTGGATCTCACGCCGGAACAGGCCTTGCGGCATGTCGAGGCCCGGGCGGAAGACCTCTCGCAAGCCCGGCCCGAATACAACCATGCGACGAATGCCATCTGCTATGTCGGGCGGCGGCAGAGAACCCGTAGCCTGTTCATGGACCGTCGCGCCTTTCTTCAATCCTACGATCCGACTCAGGACGATGCCGAAACAGCGATTCTGATGCGCATTTTGCAGGCGGCCGTTCCCGTCTGTGCCGGGATCAATCTGGAATACTACTTCTCAACGGTAGACCCCGTCGGCTGGGGCTGCGGCAACAAACTGCCGCACAACATCGTGTCGTTGCTGGGAGTGATGGAAGGGGCGCAAAGCGATCTGCGGACAGGTCTGTCAGCCCAGATGGTCGAGATCCATGAGCCCGTTCGAATTCTGTTTATCATCGAAACCACGCCAGAGGCGATGCTTTCGATCATGCGCCGCAACGAGGGCATTCGCGAGCACATCGAGAACGACTGGGTGCAACTGGCCGTGCTCGATCCCCACTCGCCGCAGTTGCAGTTGTATGTGAACGGCCAGTTTGTGCCGTATGAGCCGGAATCCACCGAACTCCCCGAAGTCGCGACCTCGTATGACTGGTTTCGAGGCTGGCGGGATCATCTGGGCTTCGCATCGATTCAAGCCTCGGAACCCCGGCCTGTCGCAACGGCTGCTGCCGGTCAGGAGCGCAGCACGGTATGATGATCGAACGCGTCTACTTCATTCTGGGGGTCTGCTCGGTGGCCGCGCCCTTGCTGCTGGTGACGGTGCTGGGCGGTTCGACTCTCGTGAACCGGCATTTGTCTGAGCGGACCACCGCCCGGCTGACGCAGCTCGTCGGATTCATCGGCTTTATTGCCTGCGTTTCCATTCTCGGCACGATGCTGGCGCGGGGCGATCGACGCGTGCCGATCGAACTCGGCAACTGGGTCGTGTTGCCTGATCCACACTTCCATTTTCATTTCACGATCAAGCTCGTCTTCGACCGCTTGTCGGTGCCGTTCGCGATTCTGACGTTCGTCCTCTGCGAAGTGATCGCGGCCTTCGGGCGAAACTATCTGCATCGCGAGTCGGGCTATCAGCGGTTCTTCCTGCTGTTCTCCCTGTTTCAAATGGGCATGATCCTCACCGCAGTGGCCGGGACAATTGAGACCCTCTTTGCCGGTTGGGAACTCGTGGGTCTGTCTTCGGCGCTATTGGTTGCCTTCTTCCAGACGCGACCCGGCCCGGTGCGGAACGGCCTACGGGTATGGATGGTCTATCGAGTGGCCGATGCGGCGTTCCTGCTCGCTGCTATCGCGCTGCATCATCTGACGGGCGAGGGAGATTTTGACAAACTGACCGGCACGGCTTTGCATCCCTGGCCGGAAGGAATTTCGAGCGTCACTGCGCCCGGTCAGGCATTGTTTGTTGGTCTGCTGTTATTGGTTGCCGCAGCTGGCAAGTCGGCTCTGATTCCTTTCTCTGGCTGGCTGCCGCGGGCGATGGAAGGGCCGACTCCTTCCAGCGCCATCTTCTATGGGGCTTTGTCGGTTCACCTGGGAGCGTACTTGCTCTTGCGTGTTTCTCCGTTGCTGACGGTGACTCCCTGGCTGTGGGGAACAGTCATCGCGCTTGGCTTGCTGACCACCGCGTTCGCGGCCATCACAGAAACGGTCCAAACCGACATCAAAGCCGCGCTGTCGTATGCGTCGTTGACGCAGATCGGACTAATCGTCGCCGAGATTGGGCTCGGAGCCGGGATCGGCGGTAAGATCGGCATCCTGATCTGGTACTTTGCGCTGATGCACATGATCGGCCACGCCTGCCTGCGAACCTTGCAATTCCTGCGGGCTCCCTCGCTGTTGCGAGACTACGGCCAACTGGAGAATGCCATCGGCTCGCGCCTGCAACCCAACACGGGAAGCTGGGAACCGCAGCTGCCTGTCGGAATGCGAAATCGCGTGTACCGCATGGCGATGGAACGGGGCTATCTCGACCCGCTATTGACCAATCTCATTGTGACGCCGTTTCTGAAGCTCTTCCGCAAATGCGACTCCCTCGAACGCAAATGGGCCAGCCTGCTGCAGGGACCGGTGCCTGCCAGCCCGCATCACAGTGAACCGATCACCCAGGCGGTCGAACAACTTCCATGAACGAATTGCATTTTCCCTGGCTCGAACTGGCCATCGGACTGCCGCTGCTGGGATCGTTCTGGGTCCGCAAGCTCAAGAGCCCGGAAACCGCGCGCATTCATTGCATCGTGATCACGCTGATCTCGTTTCTGATGACGGTTGGCGCATGGAT
This genomic stretch from Planctomicrobium piriforme harbors:
- a CDS encoding proton-conducting transporter transmembrane domain-containing protein; protein product: MMIERVYFILGVCSVAAPLLLVTVLGGSTLVNRHLSERTTARLTQLVGFIGFIACVSILGTMLARGDRRVPIELGNWVVLPDPHFHFHFTIKLVFDRLSVPFAILTFVLCEVIAAFGRNYLHRESGYQRFFLLFSLFQMGMILTAVAGTIETLFAGWELVGLSSALLVAFFQTRPGPVRNGLRVWMVYRVADAAFLLAAIALHHLTGEGDFDKLTGTALHPWPEGISSVTAPGQALFVGLLLLVAAAGKSALIPFSGWLPRAMEGPTPSSAIFYGALSVHLGAYLLLRVSPLLTVTPWLWGTVIALGLLTTAFAAITETVQTDIKAALSYASLTQIGLIVAEIGLGAGIGGKIGILIWYFALMHMIGHACLRTLQFLRAPSLLRDYGQLENAIGSRLQPNTGSWEPQLPVGMRNRVYRMAMERGYLDPLLTNLIVTPFLKLFRKCDSLERKWASLLQGPVPASPHHSEPITQAVEQLP